The Anabaena sp. WA102 genome contains a region encoding:
- a CDS encoding NUDIX hydrolase, with amino-acid sequence MNSQLAYVAVAILYRENKFLMQLRDNIPNIIAPGCWALFGGHIEPGETPEIAVQREVVEEIGYELTDFTKFGIYSDEKAVRYVFQAPLLVPVSQLVLSEGWDLDLLTAADIDKGEYYSQKAGDIRPLATLPQKIMLDFIKTL; translated from the coding sequence ATGAACAGTCAACTAGCTTATGTAGCCGTTGCCATTCTCTATCGAGAGAATAAGTTTTTAATGCAATTACGGGATAATATTCCTAATATTATAGCTCCTGGTTGTTGGGCTTTATTCGGTGGACATATAGAACCAGGAGAAACTCCAGAAATAGCTGTTCAGCGCGAGGTTGTCGAAGAAATTGGTTATGAGTTGACTGATTTTACAAAATTTGGAATTTATAGCGATGAAAAAGCTGTGCGTTATGTATTTCAAGCACCATTGTTAGTCCCAGTGAGTCAACTTGTACTTTCTGAAGGGTGGGATTTAGATTTATTAACAGCAGCAGATATTGACAAGGGTGAATATTATTCTCAAAAAGCCGGAGATATTAGACCTTTAGCAACTTTACCTCAGAAAATTATGCTGGATTTTATCAAAACTCTATAG